The Aeromicrobium yanjiei DNA segment GGGTGGGCTCGACTGGGCCGTGTCCCGCACCGCGGACTCGTCCTCACGCCTCTATGCGTGGGCCGAGGCCTCGACGTACGCCTCGCCGTTCGTCACCGCGCCTGCCGAGCGTTCGCAGGTCGTGGGCACGATCGACCTCGACGGGGTCGCGCAGGAGGCCGTCACCGCCGCGCTGCGCGAGAACGGCATCGTCGACGTCGACAGCTATCGCGGCCTCGGTCGCAACCAGCTGCGGGTCGCGATGTTCCCCGCGATCGAGCCCGAGGACGTCACCCAGTTGACCCGCTGCATCGACTACGTCGTCGACAACCTCTAGCCCGACTGGCGGGGCGGGTCAGGCGAGGGTCGTGCCGGCGCGGTGGAGGTCGCGGTGCTCCTCGTAGATCGCGGCGTTGTGGTGCAGCTTGTCGATCTCGGCCTGGCTCAGCTCGCGACGCACCTTGGCCGGCACGCCGGCGACGAGCGAGCGGGGCGGCACGACCGTGCCCTCCAGCACGAGCGCCCCGGCAGCCACGAGCGACTCGGCGCCGATGACCGAGCCGTTCATGATCGTGGCGCTCATGCCGACGAGCACGTGGTCCTCGACGGTCGCCCCGTGGATCACCGCACCGTGGCCGACCGAGACACCCTCGCCCAGCACGACCGGCTTGCCCTTGTCGACGTGGAACACCGCATTGTCCTGGACGTTGCTGCGGGCGCCGATCGTGATGGGCTCGTTGTCGGCGCGCAGGACTGCGCCGTACCAGATGCTCGCGCCCTCGCCGATGACGACCGAGCCGGCGAGCACGGCGGTCGGCGCGACCCACGCGCCGTCCGCGACCTGGGGGACCTTGTCTCCGAGTGCGATCTGCATGACGCCAACCTAGCGACGTGCGACCGCACCCGGACGAGGACTCCCCGGGTCAGCTGACCCAGCGGGAGATCGGGTCGATCGCGAAGTAGACCACGAACAGCGCCGCGATGAGCCACATCAGGGCGTGCACCTGGCCGATCTTGCCCTTGACGATCTTGAGCAGGACGAACGCGATGAAGCCCGCGCCGATGCCGGCGGTGATCGAGTACGTGAACGGCATGAGGGCGATCGTCAGGAAGGCGGGGATCGCGATCTCCTCGTCGCGCCAGTCGATGTCCGCGACCTGGGTCATCATCAAGAAGCCGACCAGCACGAGCGCGGGCACTGCGGCCTCGCTCGGGATGTGCTCGACGATCGGCGTGAAGATCGTGGCGAGCAGGAACAGCAGGCCCGTCACGACCGCCGACAGACCCGTCCGCGCGCCGTCGCCGACGCCCGAGGCGGACTCGATGTACGACGTGTTGCTCGAGACGCCTGCGGCTCCGCCGGCCGCGGCGGCGATCGAGTCGACGATCAGGATGCGCTGGGCGCCGGCGGGTGCGCCGTCCTCGTCGTTGAGCCCCGCCTCGGCGCCGATCGCCGTCATCGTGCCCATGGTGTCGAAGAAGTCCGCGAGCAGGAGGCTGAAGACGAGCAGGACCACCGTGACGATCCCGACCCGCTCGATCGAGCCGAACAGGCTGAACTCACCGAGCAGGCCGAAGTCGGGGCTCTTGACGATCGAGTCAGGCAGCGCCGGGACGTTCAGGTTC contains these protein-coding regions:
- a CDS encoding gamma carbonic anhydrase family protein: MQIALGDKVPQVADGAWVAPTAVLAGSVVIGEGASIWYGAVLRADNEPITIGARSNVQDNAVFHVDKGKPVVLGEGVSVGHGAVIHGATVEDHVLVGMSATIMNGSVIGAESLVAAGALVLEGTVVPPRSLVAGVPAKVRRELSQAEIDKLHHNAAIYEEHRDLHRAGTTLA